In Kitasatospora gansuensis, a genomic segment contains:
- a CDS encoding SRPBCC family protein, producing the protein MKNIQRRIIEAPADRVGALLDGLGSPGDRIWPTPAWAPLRFDAGLTVGSKGGHGRILYGVSEFEPGRRVRCVFAPGLGLVGYHEFRVVPLGPDRCEVVHEAVGRAEGRMLLFWPLVIRWLHGALLQDALDNFEREATGRLPHPARWSPAVRLLRKFFVPRPAEG; encoded by the coding sequence GTGAAGAACATCCAGCGCCGGATCATCGAGGCGCCCGCCGACCGGGTGGGTGCCCTGCTCGACGGGCTGGGCAGCCCAGGGGACCGCATCTGGCCCACGCCGGCTTGGGCGCCGCTGCGCTTCGACGCCGGGCTCACGGTCGGCTCGAAGGGCGGGCACGGCAGGATCCTGTACGGGGTCAGCGAGTTCGAGCCCGGCCGGCGGGTGCGGTGTGTGTTCGCGCCGGGGCTCGGCCTGGTCGGCTACCACGAGTTCCGGGTGGTCCCGCTCGGGCCGGACCGCTGCGAGGTGGTGCACGAGGCGGTCGGCCGGGCCGAGGGGCGGATGCTCCTGTTCTGGCCGCTGGTGATCCGCTGGCTGCACGGGGCCCTGCTGCAGGACGCCCTGGACAACTTCGAGCGCGAGGCCACCGGCCGCCTGCCCCACCCGGCCCGCTGGTCGCCGGCGGTCCGCCTGCTCCGCAAGTTCTTCGTCCCGAGGCCCGCCGAGGGCTGA
- a CDS encoding TetR/AcrR family transcriptional regulator: MEKERRRLGPDDWAEAALTALGEGGLAAVAVEPVAARLGATKGSFYWHFTNRDALIGAALALWEERFTEATIAPLAAEPDPRTRLRRLFATVSAKAGQNAVTAHVVAAADHPAVGPVVRRVLQRRIDYVAGLFEEIGFPPAVALQRSVLAYTVYVGHDQLAARLPGLLPLGEGEQLADHLDAFLALLLTDAPDRP, encoded by the coding sequence ATGGAGAAAGAGCGTCGTCGACTGGGCCCGGACGACTGGGCGGAGGCCGCGTTGACGGCGCTGGGCGAGGGCGGTCTCGCCGCCGTGGCGGTCGAGCCGGTCGCCGCCCGGCTCGGTGCCACCAAGGGCAGCTTCTACTGGCACTTCACCAACCGGGACGCCCTGATCGGGGCCGCGCTCGCGCTCTGGGAGGAGCGCTTCACCGAGGCGACGATCGCGCCGCTGGCGGCCGAACCCGACCCGAGGACGCGGCTGCGCAGGCTCTTCGCCACCGTGAGCGCGAAGGCCGGGCAGAACGCGGTGACCGCCCACGTGGTCGCCGCGGCCGACCACCCGGCCGTCGGGCCCGTGGTGCGCCGCGTGCTGCAACGGCGGATCGACTACGTCGCGGGCCTGTTCGAGGAGATCGGCTTCCCACCGGCCGTCGCGCTCCAGCGCTCGGTGCTGGCGTACACCGTGTACGTGGGGCACGACCAGCTCGCCGCGCGGCTGCCCGGCCTGCTGCCGCTGGGCGAGGGGGAGCAACTGGCCGACCACCTCGACGCGTTCCTCGCCCTGCTGCTGACGGACGCGCCGGACCGGCCCTGA
- a CDS encoding M20 family metallopeptidase: MSPQSAAAPAGHTEAVGRTEADRRTETAGRTEAVGRTPARPPAVGVAFADTDALPGLPATLHSKARTLRGAVRSRCADLARIESPTGDSARLNALAEELGAGYAATGAQVRRVPNEAGDHLVMDWPGRDESLAPLLVVGHHDTVWPVGTLADWPVEERDGALTGPGVLDMKAGLALVEGAFALLADLGQRPHRPVRLVVVADEELGSPDGRKLVERQLAGAAAVLGLEPPHPDGSLKTARRGSSRVRLTVTGREAHAGNDAALGISAVDELVDQLVLVRGLVNQPGTELNAGRITGGTRANVVAGRAEAELGLRFATPEAQRRTLDNLAHLTALRPGAKVRAEVLSSRPTWPVRPANPLLRHVRSLAAALGQNLDGAPAGGAGDTNIAGARGLPTLDGLGAVGAGPHARHEHIRTDQLAPRIALLAALLAVPLPRLRERA, from the coding sequence ATGAGCCCCCAATCGGCCGCCGCACCCGCCGGCCATACCGAGGCCGTCGGCCGAACCGAGGCCGACCGCCGTACCGAGACCGCGGGCCGCACCGAGGCCGTCGGCAGGACGCCCGCCCGCCCGCCCGCCGTCGGGGTCGCGTTCGCGGACACCGACGCGCTCCCCGGACTGCCGGCCACCCTGCACTCCAAGGCCCGCACCCTGCGCGGCGCCGTCCGCAGCCGCTGCGCCGACCTGGCCAGGATCGAGTCGCCGACCGGTGACAGTGCCCGACTCAACGCGCTGGCCGAGGAGTTGGGCGCGGGTTACGCCGCCACCGGCGCCCAGGTCCGCCGGGTGCCGAACGAGGCCGGGGACCACCTGGTGATGGACTGGCCGGGCCGGGACGAGAGCCTGGCGCCGCTGCTGGTGGTCGGCCACCACGACACGGTCTGGCCGGTCGGCACCCTGGCGGACTGGCCGGTGGAGGAACGCGACGGCGCGCTGACCGGCCCCGGCGTGCTGGACATGAAGGCCGGGCTGGCCCTGGTGGAGGGGGCGTTCGCACTGCTCGCCGACCTCGGGCAGCGACCGCACCGGCCGGTCCGGCTCGTGGTGGTCGCGGACGAGGAGCTGGGCAGCCCCGACGGCCGCAAGCTGGTGGAACGTCAGCTGGCCGGGGCGGCCGCCGTGCTCGGCCTGGAGCCGCCGCACCCCGACGGCAGCCTGAAGACCGCCCGCCGGGGCAGCAGCCGGGTCCGGCTCACCGTCACCGGACGCGAGGCCCACGCGGGCAACGACGCCGCGCTGGGCATCTCGGCGGTGGACGAACTGGTCGACCAACTCGTGCTGGTACGCGGGCTGGTGAACCAGCCGGGCACCGAGCTGAACGCCGGCCGGATCACCGGCGGCACCCGGGCCAACGTGGTCGCGGGCCGGGCCGAGGCCGAGCTCGGCCTCCGGTTCGCCACCCCCGAGGCGCAGCGTCGCACCCTCGACAACCTGGCCCACCTGACCGCCCTGCGGCCCGGTGCCAAGGTCCGTGCCGAGGTGCTCTCCAGTCGTCCCACCTGGCCGGTGCGGCCCGCCAACCCGCTGCTCCGGCACGTCCGTTCACTGGCCGCGGCACTCGGCCAGAACCTCGACGGTGCCCCGGCGGGCGGCGCGGGCGACACCAACATCGCCGGTGCCCGGGGGCTTCCCACCCTCGACGGCCTCGGCGCGGTCGGAGCCGGCCCGCACGCCCGTCACGAACACATCCGCACCGATCAACTCGCCCCGCGGATAGCACTGTTGGCCGCCCTGCTGGCCGTCCCGCTGCCCAGGCTGCGCGAGCGCGCCTAG
- a CDS encoding GNAT family N-acetyltransferase has protein sequence MSGTVAAEPVEVEDVEAESRFEARIDGALAGFAEYIRSAKLVVYPHTVVDPAFEGRGIGGTLARAALDDARRRGLPVLATCPFIKAWMLRHPEYADLAYENQSRVTD, from the coding sequence ATGTCAGGAACGGTCGCCGCCGAGCCCGTCGAAGTCGAGGACGTCGAGGCCGAGAGCAGGTTCGAGGCCCGGATCGACGGTGCCCTGGCGGGCTTCGCCGAGTACATCCGCAGCGCAAAACTGGTGGTCTACCCGCACACGGTGGTGGACCCGGCCTTCGAGGGCCGCGGCATCGGCGGCACGCTCGCCAGGGCCGCCCTGGACGACGCCCGGCGGCGGGGGCTGCCGGTGCTGGCCACCTGCCCGTTCATCAAGGCCTGGATGCTCCGACACCCGGAGTACGCGGACCTGGCGTACGAGAACCAGAGCCGGGTCACCGACTGA
- a CDS encoding aldo/keto reductase: MNTTPARTRLGSTGPETSALGLGLMGMSDLYGPADEAESIATVHAALDAGVTLMDTGDFYGMGHNELLLHDALRGRDRESVQISVKFGAQRGPDRSWLGYAADPAATKTALAYTLRRLRTDYIDVYRPARLDPNVPIEETVGAIAELVKAGYVRHIGLSEVGADTLRRAAAVHPISDLQIEYSLISRGIEAEILPTARELGIGVTAYGVLSRGLLSGHWQSDREIAATDFRGFSPRFQGENLTHNLSLVEALRAIAEAKGASVAQIAIAWVASRGSDIVPLVGARRRDRLAEALGSLDVQLTEGELAAIEAAVPAGSAAGDRYAAAQMAHLDSEH, encoded by the coding sequence ATGAACACCACCCCCGCCCGCACCCGCCTCGGCAGCACGGGCCCGGAGACTTCCGCGCTCGGCCTCGGCCTGATGGGCATGTCCGACCTGTACGGCCCGGCCGACGAGGCCGAGTCGATCGCCACCGTCCACGCGGCCCTCGACGCCGGCGTGACCCTGATGGACACCGGCGACTTCTACGGCATGGGCCACAACGAGCTGCTGCTGCACGACGCCCTGCGCGGCCGCGACCGCGAGTCGGTGCAGATCAGCGTCAAGTTCGGCGCCCAGCGCGGCCCGGACCGCAGCTGGCTCGGCTACGCTGCGGACCCGGCCGCCACCAAGACCGCGCTCGCCTACACGCTGCGCCGCCTGCGCACCGACTACATCGACGTCTACCGCCCGGCCCGGCTCGACCCGAACGTGCCGATCGAGGAGACCGTCGGCGCGATCGCCGAGCTGGTGAAGGCCGGGTACGTCCGGCACATCGGCCTCTCCGAGGTCGGCGCCGACACCCTGCGGCGGGCCGCCGCCGTGCACCCGATCAGCGACCTGCAGATCGAGTACTCGCTGATCTCCCGCGGCATCGAGGCCGAAATCCTGCCCACCGCCCGCGAGTTGGGCATCGGCGTGACCGCGTACGGAGTGCTCTCGCGCGGCCTGCTCAGTGGCCACTGGCAGAGCGACCGGGAGATCGCGGCCACCGACTTCCGCGGCTTCAGCCCGCGTTTCCAGGGCGAGAACCTGACCCACAACCTGAGCCTGGTCGAGGCCCTGCGGGCGATCGCCGAGGCCAAGGGCGCCAGCGTCGCCCAGATCGCCATCGCCTGGGTCGCCTCGCGCGGCTCGGACATCGTGCCGCTGGTCGGCGCCCGCCGCCGGGACCGGCTGGCCGAGGCGCTCGGGTCGCTGGACGTGCAGCTCACCGAGGGCGAGCTGGCGGCCATCGAGGCGGCCGTCCCGGCCGGGTCCGCCGCCGGGGACAGGTACGCTGCGGCACAGATGGCCCACCTCGACAGCGAGCACTGA
- a CDS encoding TetR family transcriptional regulator, whose product MTSDSALTSEQILSAAEDVLRRFGPAKATVVDIARALGVSHGSVYRHFPSKAALREAVTQRWLDQAHQALSAISTQPGPAPERLHNWLATLFAAKRRKALEDPEMFATYLTLVGELSNTVEAHIDTLVSQIAAILEDGIRQGEFRPTDPATTARAVFQATAHFHDPAHATEWSDPRSETDFEALWSLLLTGLSSSTA is encoded by the coding sequence GTGACCAGCGACAGTGCCCTGACCTCCGAGCAGATCCTCAGCGCCGCCGAGGACGTGCTGCGGCGGTTCGGGCCCGCCAAGGCCACGGTGGTGGACATCGCCCGCGCGCTCGGGGTCAGCCACGGCAGCGTCTACCGGCACTTCCCCAGCAAGGCGGCGCTCCGCGAGGCCGTCACCCAGCGCTGGCTGGACCAGGCGCACCAGGCCCTGTCCGCGATCAGCACCCAGCCGGGCCCGGCCCCCGAGCGGCTGCACAACTGGCTGGCCACCCTGTTCGCGGCCAAGCGCCGCAAGGCCCTGGAGGACCCCGAGATGTTCGCCACCTACCTCACCCTGGTCGGCGAACTCTCCAACACCGTCGAGGCCCACATCGACACCCTGGTCTCCCAGATCGCCGCCATCCTCGAAGACGGCATCCGCCAGGGCGAGTTCCGCCCCACCGACCCCGCCACCACCGCCCGCGCGGTCTTCCAGGCCACCGCCCACTTCCACGACCCGGCCCACGCCACCGAGTGGTCCGACCCGCGCAGCGAGACCGACTTCGAGGCCCTCTGGTCCCTCCTCCTGACCGGCCTGAGCAGCAGCACGGCCTGA
- a CDS encoding ADP-ribosylglycohydrolase family protein: MRPAHDSLHGLALGDAFGDRWFQLTPGEADVELTGRRVRPAPWHWTDDTAMALVLFRHLTAHGEVRPDLLAAEFALEYTVDPGRKYGPSMHQVLRQIDAGADWRAVTSEMFGGQGSYGNGAAMRVAPLGAWFADDLGRVVEQARLSTLVTHFNPEAVAGAVAVAVAAALAVRGRGGAAPERADFLAEVAGWLPESEVRSGLRIAARFPAGTSVRHASVVLGSGLRISAPDTVPFALWCAAGELDDLPEAIWCTLGGWGDMDTTCAIAAGVVAARTGLGQVPAGWWRAVEELPGQSRELPNTIR, encoded by the coding sequence ATGCGCCCCGCCCACGACAGCCTGCACGGCCTCGCCCTCGGCGACGCCTTCGGTGACCGCTGGTTCCAGCTCACCCCGGGCGAGGCGGACGTGGAGCTGACGGGCCGCCGGGTACGGCCCGCGCCGTGGCACTGGACCGACGACACCGCGATGGCGCTGGTGCTGTTCCGGCACCTGACAGCGCACGGCGAGGTCCGGCCCGACCTGCTGGCGGCCGAGTTCGCGCTCGAGTACACGGTGGACCCGGGTCGCAAGTACGGGCCCTCGATGCACCAGGTGCTCCGGCAGATCGACGCGGGCGCCGACTGGCGCGCCGTCACCTCGGAGATGTTCGGCGGGCAGGGCTCGTACGGGAACGGGGCCGCGATGCGGGTGGCGCCGCTCGGGGCGTGGTTCGCGGACGACCTCGGCCGGGTGGTGGAGCAGGCTCGACTGTCGACCCTGGTCACGCACTTCAACCCGGAGGCGGTGGCCGGTGCGGTCGCCGTCGCGGTGGCGGCGGCGCTGGCCGTCCGCGGCCGGGGCGGGGCGGCGCCGGAGCGCGCGGACTTCCTCGCCGAGGTGGCGGGGTGGCTGCCGGAGAGCGAGGTCAGGTCCGGGCTGCGGATCGCGGCCCGGTTCCCGGCCGGGACCTCGGTGCGGCACGCCTCGGTAGTGCTCGGCTCGGGGCTGCGGATCTCGGCGCCGGACACCGTGCCGTTCGCGCTCTGGTGCGCGGCGGGTGAGTTGGACGACCTGCCGGAGGCAATCTGGTGCACGCTCGGCGGGTGGGGGGACATGGACACCACCTGCGCGATCGCCGCCGGCGTGGTGGCGGCCAGGACCGGGCTCGGCCAGGTCCCGGCCGGCTGGTGGCGGGCCGTCGAGGAACTGCCGGGTCAGTCCCGGGAGTTGCCGAACACGATCCGGTAG
- a CDS encoding GlsB/YeaQ/YmgE family stress response membrane protein yields MGILSWIILGLIAGGIAKFILPGRDPGGLIVTTLIGIAGSFVGGWLSSSLLNRPVTASFYDPATWIAAIAGAFVLLVGYRIVFGNSRD; encoded by the coding sequence ATGGGAATCCTCAGCTGGATCATCCTCGGCCTGATCGCCGGGGGCATCGCCAAGTTCATCCTGCCCGGCCGCGACCCGGGCGGCCTGATCGTCACCACCCTGATCGGGATCGCGGGCTCGTTCGTCGGAGGCTGGCTGTCCTCGTCCCTGCTGAACCGCCCGGTGACCGCCAGCTTCTACGACCCGGCCACCTGGATCGCCGCCATCGCCGGCGCCTTCGTCCTGCTGGTCGGCTACCGGATCGTGTTCGGCAACTCCCGGGACTGA
- a CDS encoding cysteine dioxygenase — translation MSTATAPTPAPLSPAALREIVQTAADRPGDWLPRVRLSAEERWYERLSLTEDHEVWLISWLPGQSTGFHDHGDSRGAFTVALGELEELSLGGPEQGLLVRRLAPGAVRSFGPDYLHDVRNTTTGPAVTIHAYSPPLSEMARYELRAGGLIQTASERAEQWS, via the coding sequence GTGTCCACCGCAACCGCGCCCACACCCGCCCCGCTCTCCCCCGCCGCACTGCGGGAGATCGTCCAGACGGCGGCCGACCGACCCGGCGACTGGCTGCCCCGGGTCCGGCTCTCCGCCGAGGAACGCTGGTACGAGCGGCTGAGCCTGACCGAGGATCACGAGGTCTGGCTGATCAGCTGGCTGCCCGGCCAGTCGACCGGCTTCCACGACCACGGGGACTCCCGGGGCGCGTTCACGGTGGCACTCGGAGAGCTGGAGGAACTCTCCCTCGGCGGACCCGAACAGGGCCTGCTGGTGCGGCGGTTGGCGCCGGGCGCGGTACGTTCCTTCGGGCCCGATTACCTGCACGACGTACGGAACACCACCACAGGCCCGGCAGTCACCATCCACGCGTACTCGCCACCCCTGAGCGAGATGGCCAGGTATGAACTGCGGGCCGGCGGTCTGATCCAGACCGCCTCGGAGCGAGCGGAGCAGTGGTCTTGA
- a CDS encoding rhodanese-like domain-containing protein — MVLSGIDDLVERAREGVHRPGPAEAYRAAAEGALLVDIRPVGQRAREGEIPGALLIERNVLEWRLDPTGSHRIPQATGPDLAVIVVCSGGYASSLAAAALREIGLPRSTDLDGGFVAWAAAGLPTQPGGQPSYDEVELTRGDSTGEDPTDH, encoded by the coding sequence GTGGTCTTGAGCGGCATCGACGATCTGGTGGAACGGGCCCGCGAGGGCGTGCACCGGCCCGGCCCGGCGGAGGCGTACCGGGCGGCGGCGGAGGGTGCGCTGCTGGTGGACATCCGGCCGGTCGGGCAGCGGGCCAGGGAGGGTGAGATTCCCGGGGCGCTGCTGATCGAGCGCAACGTCCTGGAGTGGCGGCTGGATCCGACGGGAAGTCACCGCATCCCGCAGGCGACCGGGCCCGACCTGGCGGTGATCGTGGTCTGCTCCGGTGGCTACGCCTCCAGCCTGGCGGCGGCCGCACTGCGCGAGATCGGGCTGCCCCGGTCCACCGACCTGGACGGCGGCTTCGTGGCCTGGGCGGCAGCCGGTCTGCCGACCCAGCCGGGTGGGCAACCCTCGTACGACGAAGTCGAGCTGACGCGTGGTGACAGCACTGGTGAAGATCCGACGGATCACTGA
- a CDS encoding ABC transporter ATP-binding protein yields the protein MIRFDGAAKRHPDGTVAVEGLDLDVPAGRITVLVGPSGCGKTTLLRMVNRMVEPTGGRVLLDGTDVAELDAAKLRRGIGYVIQQAGLFPHRRVIDNIATVPYLLGWDKKRARARAAELLDLVGLAPETAKRYPFQLSGGQQQRVGVARALAADPPVLLMDEPFSAVDPVVRAGLQEELLRLQGELNKTVLFVTHDIEEAVRLGDQVVVLREHGRIAQQADPHTLLTSPADEGVAGFLGRDRGLRGLGLRPADGIAVRPLAEGTGYAGWQLALDSAGRPLEWRHPDQLSSPAPGFRPGTDTLRTALDAAVLSPAGAAVVLDAQGLAAGTADRAAVLAALTQPQTDQSRVAGRA from the coding sequence GTGATCAGATTCGACGGCGCAGCCAAGCGCCACCCCGACGGCACGGTTGCCGTCGAAGGGCTGGACCTGGATGTGCCCGCCGGCCGGATAACCGTGCTGGTCGGCCCGTCCGGGTGCGGCAAGACCACCCTGCTGCGGATGGTCAACCGGATGGTCGAGCCGACCGGCGGCCGGGTGCTGCTGGACGGCACCGACGTCGCGGAGCTGGACGCGGCCAAGCTCCGCCGGGGCATCGGCTACGTGATCCAGCAGGCCGGACTCTTCCCGCACCGCAGGGTGATCGACAACATCGCCACCGTGCCGTACCTGCTCGGCTGGGACAAGAAGCGGGCCCGGGCCAGGGCCGCCGAACTGCTCGACCTGGTCGGCCTCGCGCCGGAGACCGCCAAGCGCTACCCGTTCCAGCTGTCCGGCGGTCAGCAGCAGCGGGTCGGGGTGGCCCGGGCGCTGGCGGCGGACCCGCCGGTGCTGCTGATGGACGAGCCGTTCAGTGCGGTCGACCCGGTGGTCAGGGCCGGTCTCCAGGAGGAACTGCTCAGGCTGCAGGGCGAGTTGAACAAGACGGTGCTCTTCGTCACGCACGACATCGAGGAGGCGGTCCGGCTCGGCGATCAGGTGGTGGTGCTCCGCGAGCACGGCCGGATCGCCCAACAGGCCGACCCGCACACCCTGTTGACCTCGCCGGCCGACGAGGGCGTGGCCGGTTTCCTGGGCCGGGACCGCGGCCTGCGTGGCCTGGGTCTGCGGCCCGCCGACGGCATTGCGGTCCGGCCACTGGCCGAGGGCACCGGGTACGCCGGCTGGCAGCTGGCCCTGGACTCGGCCGGCCGTCCGCTCGAATGGCGGCACCCGGACCAACTCTCCTCCCCCGCACCGGGGTTCAGGCCGGGGACGGACACCCTGCGGACCGCACTGGACGCCGCCGTGCTCTCCCCGGCGGGCGCGGCCGTGGTGCTGGACGCCCAGGGCCTGGCCGCCGGCACCGCCGACCGAGCCGCCGTCCTGGCCGCGCTCACCCAGCCCCAGACCGACCAGTCCCGGGTGGCCGGCCGTGCCTGA
- a CDS encoding ABC transporter permease, with amino-acid sequence MPDDEPLVRWDWIGDHLGYLGGLTLDHAVMSLVPVLIGLLLALPLGLVCARFPRLYQPLAVVFNTLYALPALAVFMLLLPYTGPGNLSTVMIPLTFYALALLLPTTVEGIRSTPESVRQAAVALGYGPWRRLAAVELPSSVPYLVAGLRVAAVSSISMAAIGALIGRGALGYLFIDGFQRTFTTPILAGIVLVVALALLVDLVLVLARRVLAPWAIREQGAAL; translated from the coding sequence GTGCCTGACGACGAACCTCTGGTCCGCTGGGACTGGATCGGCGACCACCTCGGCTACCTGGGCGGGCTCACCCTGGACCATGCGGTGATGTCGCTGGTCCCGGTGCTGATCGGCCTGCTGCTGGCCCTGCCGCTCGGGCTGGTCTGCGCCCGCTTCCCGCGCCTCTACCAGCCGCTCGCGGTGGTCTTCAACACGCTGTACGCGCTGCCCGCGCTGGCGGTGTTCATGCTGCTGCTGCCCTACACCGGGCCGGGCAACCTGAGCACCGTGATGATCCCGCTGACCTTCTACGCGCTGGCGCTGCTGCTGCCCACCACCGTGGAGGGCATCCGGTCCACCCCGGAGTCGGTCCGGCAGGCCGCCGTCGCGCTCGGCTACGGCCCCTGGCGCCGGCTGGCCGCCGTCGAACTCCCGTCCTCGGTCCCGTACTTGGTGGCCGGGCTGCGGGTCGCCGCGGTCTCCAGCATCTCGATGGCGGCGATCGGCGCCCTGATCGGCCGGGGCGCGCTGGGCTACCTGTTCATCGACGGGTTCCAACGCACCTTCACCACCCCGATCCTGGCCGGCATCGTGCTGGTCGTGGCGCTCGCCCTGCTGGTCGACCTGGTGCTGGTGCTGGCCCGACGGGTGCTCGCGCCGTGGGCGATCCGGGAGCAGGGGGCGGCGCTGTGA
- a CDS encoding ABC transporter permease, with product MNWIDWLHTFFTAPARQSGPDSIVHRLAEHLAFTGESLLYAGLLAIPAGLLLGYTGRGAVLVTALTGVTRALPTLGLVTLVVLLAGVGESAVLIPLVVLAVPPLLVGAVEGVRGTDPDLRDAARGIGLTHPQVLFRVCLPAALPALLAGLRSATIQVIATATVAAYVGLGGLGRYVIDGLALRDYPAVAGGAVLVVLLALLTQLLFAGLLRYALPPGIRPRRTVN from the coding sequence GTGAACTGGATCGACTGGCTGCACACCTTCTTCACCGCCCCCGCCCGGCAGAGCGGGCCCGACTCGATCGTGCACCGGCTCGCCGAGCACCTCGCCTTCACCGGCGAATCCCTGCTGTACGCGGGCCTGTTGGCGATCCCGGCCGGACTGCTGCTCGGCTACACCGGCCGCGGCGCCGTCCTGGTGACCGCGCTGACCGGTGTCACCCGGGCGCTGCCCACGCTCGGCCTGGTCACCCTGGTGGTGCTGCTGGCGGGGGTCGGCGAGAGCGCCGTCCTGATCCCGCTGGTGGTGCTGGCCGTCCCGCCGCTGCTGGTGGGCGCGGTGGAGGGGGTCCGGGGCACCGATCCCGACCTGCGGGACGCCGCCCGGGGCATCGGCCTGACCCATCCTCAAGTGCTGTTCCGGGTCTGCCTGCCCGCCGCGCTGCCCGCCCTGCTGGCCGGGCTGCGCAGCGCCACCATCCAGGTGATCGCCACCGCCACGGTGGCCGCGTACGTCGGCCTGGGCGGTCTCGGCCGCTACGTGATCGACGGCCTGGCACTGCGCGACTACCCCGCCGTGGCCGGCGGGGCGGTGCTCGTGGTGCTGCTCGCGCTGCTCACCCAGCTGCTGTTCGCCGGGCTGCTCCGGTACGCCCTGCCACCCGGCATCCGGCCCCGGCGCACCGTCAACTGA
- a CDS encoding ABC transporter substrate-binding protein has product MTTRLLRTATAAALLLGAAACSSSGGDPLASSTTSGAAGSGKTVVIGSANFPENELLASIYAQALKAKGVKVEEKFNIGSREVLYGQLKSGALTVLPEYNGALLTYLDAKNPALTGGTEAVNGALATKLPAELTLLDSSAAQDNDSLTVSAESAAKYNLKSIADLAGKSAEFVIGGPPEFKNRSEQLLKDTYGLTFKEWKPTGETTANAIKDGTIQVGNVFTTDPKIVTLKLVSLADPKNAFSTQNITPLVNKAGVDATATAALNKISAKLDTAGLAELMKKVAVDKADPSTVAKDWLKANGLI; this is encoded by the coding sequence ATGACCACCCGTCTGCTCCGAACCGCCACGGCCGCCGCCCTCCTGCTGGGTGCCGCGGCGTGCAGCTCCTCCGGCGGCGACCCGCTGGCGTCCTCCACCACGTCGGGTGCCGCAGGCTCCGGCAAGACCGTGGTGATCGGCTCCGCCAACTTCCCCGAGAACGAACTGCTCGCCTCGATCTACGCGCAGGCCCTCAAGGCCAAGGGCGTCAAGGTCGAGGAGAAGTTCAACATCGGCAGCCGCGAGGTGCTCTACGGGCAGCTCAAGAGTGGTGCCCTGACCGTGCTGCCGGAGTACAACGGCGCACTGCTGACCTACCTGGACGCCAAGAACCCGGCCCTGACCGGCGGCACCGAGGCGGTCAACGGAGCGCTGGCCACCAAGCTGCCGGCCGAACTGACGCTGCTGGACTCCTCCGCCGCCCAGGACAACGACTCGCTGACGGTCTCGGCCGAGAGCGCCGCCAAGTACAACCTGAAGAGCATCGCCGACCTGGCGGGCAAGTCCGCCGAGTTCGTGATCGGCGGCCCGCCGGAGTTCAAGAACCGCAGCGAGCAGCTGCTGAAGGACACCTACGGCCTCACCTTCAAGGAGTGGAAGCCGACCGGCGAGACCACCGCCAACGCGATCAAGGACGGCACGATCCAGGTCGGCAACGTCTTCACCACCGACCCGAAGATCGTCACGCTCAAGCTGGTCTCGCTGGCCGACCCGAAGAACGCCTTCAGCACCCAGAACATCACCCCACTGGTGAACAAGGCGGGCGTGGACGCCACCGCGACCGCCGCCCTGAACAAGATCTCCGCCAAGTTGGACACGGCCGGCCTGGCCGAGCTGATGAAGAAGGTGGCGGTCGACAAGGCCGACCCGTCGACGGTCGCCAAGGACTGGCTCAAGGCCAACGGCCTGATCTGA